In one Nitrososphaera viennensis EN76 genomic region, the following are encoded:
- a CDS encoding branched-chain amino acid transaminase → MEEKGKIWLNGALVDHGDAKIHVLTHGLHYGTGVFEGMRCYRTADGNSAIFRLQDHMQRLIDSGRIYFMDLGFSRQQLEQAAIETVKANGMDECYIRPIAFYGYGKMGVNPMPNKVSVAIAVWKWDEYIKGSGEEKGARLMVSSWARLDPRTMPMHAKATANYANSALARVEAIKAGFDEAIMLNPSGMVVEASAENIFIVEKDGSLATPPTSSGALAGITRESVITIARENGIPCEERNISRDELYVADEVFLTGTAAEIKPVGEIDNRTIGRDGGRPGRVTKQLKALFDAVVHGKDGKFSKKWLAPVS, encoded by the coding sequence ATAGAGGAAAAGGGCAAGATCTGGCTCAACGGCGCGCTGGTCGACCACGGCGACGCCAAGATACACGTGCTGACGCACGGCCTCCACTACGGCACCGGCGTCTTTGAGGGCATGCGCTGCTACAGGACGGCAGACGGCAATAGCGCGATATTCCGCCTGCAGGACCACATGCAGCGCCTTATAGACAGCGGCAGGATCTATTTCATGGACCTCGGCTTTTCAAGGCAGCAGCTGGAGCAGGCGGCCATTGAAACAGTAAAGGCAAACGGCATGGACGAGTGCTACATCAGGCCAATAGCGTTCTACGGCTATGGCAAGATGGGGGTGAACCCGATGCCAAACAAGGTGTCAGTGGCAATAGCAGTCTGGAAGTGGGACGAGTACATCAAGGGTTCAGGCGAGGAAAAGGGCGCCCGGCTCATGGTGTCGTCGTGGGCGCGCCTTGACCCCCGGACGATGCCGATGCACGCCAAGGCAACGGCAAACTATGCCAACTCCGCCCTTGCCCGCGTCGAGGCAATCAAGGCAGGCTTTGACGAGGCGATAATGCTCAACCCGTCCGGGATGGTGGTTGAGGCAAGCGCCGAGAACATCTTTATCGTGGAGAAGGACGGGTCGCTTGCGACGCCCCCGACGTCGTCGGGCGCGCTTGCCGGCATCACCCGGGAAAGCGTGATCACAATCGCAAGGGAGAACGGCATCCCGTGCGAGGAGCGTAACATCTCCCGGGACGAGCTGTACGTCGCAGACGAGGTGTTCCTGACGGGGACTGCTGCAGAGATAAAGCCGGTGGGCGAGATAGACAACCGCACTATTGGCAGGGACGGCGGCAGGCCCGGCAGGGTGACAAAGCAGTTGAAAGCGCTGTTTGACGCCGTGGTTCACGGCAAGGACGGCAAGTTCAGCAAAAAGTGGCTTGCGCCAGTAAGCTGA
- a CDS encoding competence/damage-inducible protein A — protein MMIVEILCVGNELLSGITLNTNAHWIAAQVAKAGGTVSRVTVVRDELDAISSAVKESLGRRPDILITTGGLGATYDDMTLEGVARALGRRVVLDKAAAEMLKNSYRRRHLHYRINKVRLKMATIPEGSEPIENPVGSAPSIVIDDAGTKVFCVPGVPVEMKAIFKEHVLPLVRKGVGSFVSKEANYFVTGVSEGMIAPALVKIVDANPRDAVYLKTHPRGYYKKTTPRIRVHLVCKGTDEKQVAKMLERISGQILKDISRLGGRIEK, from the coding sequence ATGATGATCGTTGAAATACTGTGCGTCGGAAACGAGCTTTTGTCAGGCATCACGCTCAACACGAACGCGCACTGGATAGCCGCGCAGGTGGCAAAAGCAGGCGGCACGGTCAGCAGGGTGACAGTCGTCAGGGACGAGCTGGACGCCATTTCGTCGGCGGTCAAAGAGTCGCTTGGGCGCAGGCCGGACATATTGATAACGACGGGCGGCCTCGGCGCGACCTATGACGACATGACGCTTGAAGGGGTGGCGCGGGCGCTTGGAAGAAGAGTCGTCCTTGACAAGGCTGCGGCAGAGATGCTGAAGAACAGCTACAGGAGGCGCCACTTGCACTACAGGATAAACAAGGTCAGGCTGAAGATGGCCACGATACCCGAAGGGTCGGAGCCGATTGAAAACCCGGTGGGGAGCGCGCCTTCTATTGTGATAGACGATGCCGGCACGAAGGTGTTTTGCGTTCCCGGCGTTCCAGTGGAAATGAAGGCTATTTTCAAAGAGCACGTCCTGCCTCTTGTACGAAAAGGCGTCGGCAGCTTTGTCTCAAAGGAGGCGAACTATTTCGTCACGGGCGTCTCTGAGGGCATGATAGCGCCGGCGCTCGTGAAAATCGTGGACGCAAACCCCCGCGACGCGGTGTACCTAAAGACGCACCCACGGGGCTATTACAAAAAAACAACGCCAAGGATCAGGGTGCACCTCGTATGCAAGGGCACCGACGAAAAGCAGGTGGCAAAGATGCTTGAGCGCATTTCGGGGCAGATACTGAAGGATATTTCAAGGCTGGGCGGCAGGATAGAAAAGTGA
- a CDS encoding translation initiation factor IF-6, translating to MAIYRYTVYKSPNIGIFVRANDKVMLIPHGFAETKTEKLSEYLQVDEVHASVAGTRLLGPMTVMNNNGILLPPIAEEDEVQFLRERTRLKVERVKSRFTAVGNLIAANDNGAIVSPLLESEADEQVRDVLGVPAHRMEVGGFVQAGSMIVATNAGAGVHPKATEDEVKAVSEALQVPAEPLTINGGVPFLSSGIVANTKAVVVGSLTSGPELIMLSRIFQA from the coding sequence TTGGCGATCTACCGCTATACAGTCTACAAGAGCCCCAACATAGGGATATTCGTCAGGGCAAACGACAAGGTGATGCTGATCCCCCACGGCTTTGCCGAGACCAAGACGGAAAAGCTCTCCGAGTACCTGCAGGTGGATGAGGTCCACGCGTCGGTCGCCGGCACGCGCCTTCTGGGCCCCATGACGGTCATGAACAACAACGGCATACTGCTTCCGCCCATAGCGGAGGAAGACGAGGTTCAGTTCCTGCGGGAGCGCACGCGCCTGAAAGTTGAAAGAGTAAAGAGCAGGTTCACCGCGGTCGGGAACCTGATTGCGGCAAACGACAACGGCGCCATTGTTTCCCCGCTGCTTGAAAGCGAGGCGGACGAGCAGGTGCGAGACGTGCTTGGCGTGCCGGCGCACCGCATGGAAGTAGGAGGCTTTGTGCAGGCCGGCTCGATGATAGTCGCCACGAACGCCGGTGCAGGCGTGCACCCAAAGGCGACCGAGGACGAGGTAAAGGCGGTGTCGGAGGCGCTGCAGGTGCCGGCCGAGCCATTGACGATTAACGGCGGGGTCCCGTTCCTGTCTTCCGGGATCGTCGCAAACACGAAAGCAGTCGTAGTCGGAAGCCTGACCAGCGGACCGGAGCTTATCATGCTGAGCAGGATATTCCAGGCATGA